From a single Oceanobacillus kimchii X50 genomic region:
- a CDS encoding rhodanese-like domain-containing protein, translating into MAEIKEISPEEVEKIKNENNVVLVDVREDDEVAQGIIENAKHIKLGDITQEYGNLSKDKEYIMICRSGRRSYNASEFLQEQGFNVKNMSGGMLEWKGETISK; encoded by the coding sequence ATGGCTGAAATTAAAGAAATTTCTCCGGAAGAAGTAGAAAAGATAAAAAATGAAAATAATGTAGTACTAGTTGATGTGCGTGAAGATGATGAAGTTGCGCAAGGAATCATTGAAAATGCTAAGCATATTAAACTGGGTGATATTACACAAGAATATGGGAATTTAAGTAAAGATAAAGAATATATAATGATTTGTCGCTCTGGAAGAAGAAGTTATAACGCTTCTGAATTTTTACAAGAGCAAGGCTTTAATGTGAAAAATATGAGCGGTGGAATGCTAGAATGGAAAGGTGAAACAATTTCTAAATAA